The genome window CCGCTGATTTCCCAGGCGTGCTGTGCATCCGCGGTGCGTGAAGTCAGCGTCAGTTGTGCGACTGATGCAATCGAAGCCAGTGCTTCACCACGGAAGCCCAGTGTCCCGACGTTTTCCAGTTCATTCAGCGAGTTGATCTTGGATGTGGCGTGGCGTGCCAGCGCCAGCGGTAATTGTTCCGGGGTAATGCCGCGTCCGTTATCGGTAATCGCGATGCGTTTCACGCCGCCTTGCTCCAGCCGGACGGTGATGGCCGTGGCACCAGCATCCAGTGCGTTTTCCAGCAATTCCTTGACGACGGCGGATGGGCGTTCGACTACCTCACCGGCGGCGATTTGCGAAATGAGTTGATCGGAGAGCGGCTGTATCGGCCGGAAGGGTTGGGTGGTTGCGTGCATGGACAGATTATAACGTCGCAGCGCACCAAGCTGCAGTGAACTGTCAGCGCCGCACGCAGTCTTTCTACGGTGCCTGCCGCCCCGGCCGCTGGTGTATCATTCTGCCGCTACCAAGGAAAATTATGGATTTCATGCAGTTCTTCGACATGATTTTGCATGTCGACAAGTATCTAGGCACTTTTATCGCGCAATACGGCATGCTGATTTATGTCGTCCTGTTTGCGATTATCTTCAGCGAAACAGGCCTGGTGGTATTCCCCTTGCTGCCTGGCGATACCCTGCTGTTCATTGCTGGCGCATTTTGCGCTTCCGGCAGCATGAACCTGTGGCTGTTGCTCGGCTTGCTGATGGCAGCGGCGATCCTCGGCAATACCGTGAATTACTGGATAGGGCATGCGATAGGCGAGAAAGTGTTTACCCACGATTACCGCTGGCTGGATCGCGACGCATTGCGGAAAACCCATACTTTCTATGAAAAACATGGCGGCAAGACCTTGATCCTTGCCCGTTTCATCCCGATTGCACGTACCTTTGCGCCGTTTATTGCCGGTGTCTCGGAAATGACTTTCTTCCGCTTCCAGTTATTTAACTGTATCGGCGCGGTGCTGTGGGTGGGTTTGCTGGTAGTCGGTGGTTACCTGTTCGGCAATATTCCTATCATCCGCGATCATTTGAATACCATCGTCCTGATCGGTGTCGGGGCGGCGGCGGTGCCGGTGGCACTCGGCGCCTTGTGGAAAGTCTTGCAACGCTTCAAAAACAAATAAAATAAAAAAAGGCGCTTCGGTCATACCTAAGCGCCTTTTTTATCGTACTTCTTTTATTCGTTACATCATCCGGCTTTTCGCCAGCGGTGGGTTCTTCGCAAAGTATTTCCTGATACCCTGCGCCACTGCATCCGCCATCCGGTCCTGGTAGGCATCATCATTGAGCTTGGCTTCTTCTTCCGGATTGGAAATGAAAGCCGTTTCAATCAGGATGCTCGGGATATCCGGTGCTTTCAATACCGCAAAGCCTGCTTGTTCCACCGCATTCTTGTGCAGGCGATTGACGCCGCCAATTTCATTCAACACCGCCTTGCCGAGGCGCAGGCTGTCATTGATCTGTGCGGTGGTCGACAGATCCAGCAGGACGCTGGCGAGTTGCTTGTCGTGGTTCTTGATATTCGTACCGCCGATCAGATCGGCCGCATTTTCCTTGTTTGCGAGCCAGCGCGCAGCGGTCGAGCTGGCACCTTTTTCGGACAGGGCAAAGACCGATGAGCCGTTCGCCGTCGGTTGCACGAAGGCATCCGCGTGTATCGAAACAAATAAATCGGCCTGTACCTTGCGTGCTTTTTGTACGCGCACATGCAGCGGTACGAAATAATCGCCGTCACGCGTGAGCATTACGCGCATATTCGGATGCTGTTCCAGCTTGGCCTTGAGGCGCTTGGCGATGGATAGCACGATGTGTTTTTCATAGCTGCCGCCACGCCCGACTGCGCCCGGATCTTCGCCGCCATGGCCGGGATCGAGTGCGATGGTCAGCATGCGACTGACTTGTGGTGCGCGATCGTTCTTGGGTTCGGCAAACGGTGGTTTGACTTCGGCCACCGGTGGCGGCATCGTCGGTTCGTTCGGTTTGTCTAGCGACCACTGGCCTTTTTCTATCAGGGCGGCAATCGGATCCGGCGGATTGACCGGGTACAAATCGAACACCAGGCGGTGCTGGTATTTGTCGACCGGTGCCAGTGTAAACACCTGTGGATTCACTTCTTCCTTCAGGTCGAATACCAGGCGCACCACGCCCGGCCGGTTCTGGCCGACGCGCACTTGCTTGATATAGGGATCGTTCGGCTGGATCTTGGCGATCAGGCTTTTCAGCGTCGGGTTCAGGTCGATGCCTTCGACATCCACCACCAGCCGTTCCGGATCCTTGATGATGAAATGATTGGTCTTCAGGTTCGCATCGTTTTCCAGCGTGACGCGGGTGTAATCCTCGGACGGCCAGACGCGCACGGCAAGGATTTGCGAAGCGAAGGCCGGCAAAGGCGAAAACAGGGAGATCAGCAAAGTGCCGCCTGCCTTCAAGACAGTGCGACGGACTTTTGCTTTCACAGGTTTGGAGCGA of Janthinobacterium sp. Marseille contains these proteins:
- a CDS encoding N-acetylmuramoyl-L-alanine amidase: MSESTEIRSKPVKAKVRRTVLKAGGTLLISLFSPLPAFASQILAVRVWPSEDYTRVTLENDANLKTNHFIIKDPERLVVDVEGIDLNPTLKSLIAKIQPNDPYIKQVRVGQNRPGVVRLVFDLKEEVNPQVFTLAPVDKYQHRLVFDLYPVNPPDPIAALIEKGQWSLDKPNEPTMPPPVAEVKPPFAEPKNDRAPQVSRMLTIALDPGHGGEDPGAVGRGGSYEKHIVLSIAKRLKAKLEQHPNMRVMLTRDGDYFVPLHVRVQKARKVQADLFVSIHADAFVQPTANGSSVFALSEKGASSTAARWLANKENAADLIGGTNIKNHDKQLASVLLDLSTTAQINDSLRLGKAVLNEIGGVNRLHKNAVEQAGFAVLKAPDIPSILIETAFISNPEEEAKLNDDAYQDRMADAVAQGIRKYFAKNPPLAKSRMM
- a CDS encoding VTT domain-containing protein is translated as MDFMQFFDMILHVDKYLGTFIAQYGMLIYVVLFAIIFSETGLVVFPLLPGDTLLFIAGAFCASGSMNLWLLLGLLMAAAILGNTVNYWIGHAIGEKVFTHDYRWLDRDALRKTHTFYEKHGGKTLILARFIPIARTFAPFIAGVSEMTFFRFQLFNCIGAVLWVGLLVVGGYLFGNIPIIRDHLNTIVLIGVGAAAVPVALGALWKVLQRFKNK